The following coding sequences are from one Streptomyces sp. NBC_01294 window:
- a CDS encoding ABC transporter permease, whose product MSSLSLALRDSSTMLRRNLLHARRYPSLTLNLLLTPIMLLLLFVYIFGDVMSAGIGGGDRSAYIAYLVPGLLLMTIGSTTIGTAVSVSNDMTEGIIARFRTMAIHRGSVLIGHVIGSVLQSIASVVLVGAVAVAIGFRSTNATALEWLAAFGLLVLFALALTWIAVGMGLISPNAEAASNNAMPLILLPLLSSAFVPVDGMPGWFQPIAEYQPFTPAIETLRGLLLGTEIGHNGWIAIAWCVGLTVLGYFWSASKFNADPK is encoded by the coding sequence ATGAGCTCTCTGTCCCTCGCCCTGCGCGACTCGTCCACGATGCTGCGCCGCAACCTCCTGCACGCGCGGCGCTACCCGTCCCTCACGCTGAACCTGCTGCTCACGCCGATCATGCTGCTGCTGCTCTTCGTCTACATCTTCGGCGACGTGATGAGCGCGGGCATCGGCGGCGGCGACCGCTCCGCGTACATCGCCTACCTCGTGCCGGGCCTCCTGCTGATGACCATCGGCAGCACCACGATCGGCACCGCGGTGTCCGTCTCCAACGACATGACCGAGGGCATCATCGCCCGCTTCCGCACGATGGCGATCCACCGCGGCTCGGTGCTCATCGGGCACGTCATCGGCAGCGTGCTGCAGTCGATCGCCAGCGTGGTCCTCGTCGGCGCCGTCGCCGTCGCCATCGGCTTCCGCTCCACCAACGCCACGGCCCTGGAATGGCTGGCGGCATTCGGGCTGCTCGTGCTCTTCGCCCTGGCCCTCACCTGGATCGCGGTCGGCATGGGCCTGATCAGCCCGAACGCCGAGGCCGCCAGCAACAACGCGATGCCGCTGATCCTGCTGCCGCTCCTGTCCAGCGCCTTCGTCCCGGTCGACGGAATGCCGGGCTGGTTCCAGCCGATCGCCGAGTACCAGCCCTTCACCCCCGCCATCGAGACCCTGCGCGGCCTGCTGCTCGGCACCGAGATCGGCCACAACGGATGGATCGCCATCGCCTGGTGCGTGGGCCTGACGGTGCTCGGCTACTTCTGGTCGGCCTCCAAGTTCAACGCCGACCCGAAGTAA
- a CDS encoding ATP-binding cassette domain-containing protein, with protein sequence MTNLAIAANGLRKSYGDKVVLDGVDLAVPAGTIFSLLGPNGAGKTTAVKILSTLISPDPASGEIRVGGHDLATDPQAVRAAIGVTGQFSAVDGLITGEENMLLMADLHHLSKREGRRVAAELLERFDLVEAAKKPASTYSGGMKRRLDIAMTLVGDPRIIFLDEPTTGLDPRSRHNMWQIIRELVADGVTVFLTTQYLEEADQLADRIAVLNDGKIAAHGTAEELKRLIPGGHVRLRFSDPAAYRSAGTALPQATRDDEALALQIPSDGSQRELRALLDRLDSVGIEADELTVHTPDLDDVFFALTGTGTGAGTDPQPGRPTLPGQSTLPTQSKESVR encoded by the coding sequence ATGACCAACCTGGCCATCGCGGCGAACGGGCTGCGCAAGTCCTACGGCGACAAGGTCGTGCTCGACGGCGTCGACCTGGCCGTCCCCGCAGGCACGATCTTCTCCCTGCTCGGCCCGAACGGCGCCGGCAAGACCACGGCCGTCAAGATCCTCTCCACCCTCATCTCCCCCGACCCCGCCTCCGGCGAGATCCGCGTCGGCGGCCACGACCTCGCCACCGACCCGCAGGCGGTCCGCGCCGCGATCGGTGTCACCGGACAGTTCTCCGCCGTCGACGGCCTGATCACCGGCGAGGAGAACATGCTCCTCATGGCGGACCTGCACCACCTGTCCAAGCGCGAAGGACGCCGTGTCGCCGCCGAACTGCTGGAGCGCTTCGACCTGGTCGAGGCCGCCAAGAAGCCCGCCTCCACCTACTCCGGCGGCATGAAGCGCCGCCTCGACATCGCCATGACCCTCGTCGGCGACCCGCGGATCATCTTCCTCGACGAGCCCACCACCGGCCTCGACCCCCGCTCCCGCCACAACATGTGGCAGATCATCCGCGAACTCGTCGCCGACGGCGTCACCGTCTTCCTCACCACCCAGTACCTGGAAGAAGCCGACCAGCTCGCCGACCGCATCGCCGTACTCAACGACGGCAAGATCGCCGCCCACGGCACCGCCGAGGAACTCAAGCGGCTCATCCCCGGCGGCCACGTCCGACTCCGCTTCTCCGACCCGGCCGCCTACCGGTCCGCCGGCACCGCCCTGCCCCAGGCCACCCGGGACGACGAGGCCCTGGCCCTGCAGATCCCCAGCGACGGCAGCCAGCGCGAACTGCGCGCCCTCCTCGACCGGCTCGACTCCGTCGGCATCGAGGCCGACGAACTGACCGTCCACACCCCCGACCTCGACGACGTGTTCTTCGCCCTCACCGGCACCGGCACCGGCGCCGGCACCGACCCGCAGCCCGGCCGGCCCACCCTGCCCGGCCAGTCCACCCTGCCCACCCAGTCCAAGGAGTCCGTCCGATGA